In Marinobacter sp. LQ44, the following are encoded in one genomic region:
- the rsgA gene encoding small ribosomal subunit biogenesis GTPase RsgA — MAKRKLNKRQQWRIEKIQKERTERLNRKEKAVEAQAEAGELGPEQEGLVIAHYGQQLDIEALEGDDTGRVFRCFVRANIDSLVTGDRVVWRPGKSETGVIVARCERNNLLQRPDNFGALKPVAANIDHIILVIAPEPEPHDNLIDRYLVASESSDIPAVILLNKTDLITDQNRAQIDTLLGRYEALGYQVARTSAAACAGQPAPEVESLVRDKTSVFVGQSGVGKSSIIQTLLPDELLRVGAVSESTGKGVHTTTTAKLFHLPGGGDLIDSPGIREFGLWHMTPQEVEYGFREIRPLIGLCKFRNCRHMGDPGCALDAAAEVGTVSKERLQSFHRILQDMSEQQARGLRIS, encoded by the coding sequence ATGGCCAAGAGAAAACTGAACAAACGCCAACAGTGGCGCATCGAGAAAATCCAGAAGGAACGCACCGAACGGCTGAACCGCAAGGAAAAAGCCGTGGAAGCGCAAGCTGAAGCCGGCGAACTGGGGCCTGAACAGGAAGGCCTGGTGATTGCCCACTATGGCCAGCAGCTGGATATCGAAGCGCTGGAAGGTGACGACACCGGCCGGGTGTTCCGGTGTTTTGTGCGGGCCAATATCGACAGCCTGGTAACCGGTGACCGGGTGGTGTGGCGGCCCGGGAAAAGCGAGACCGGGGTGATCGTAGCCCGCTGTGAGCGCAACAACCTGCTGCAGCGGCCGGATAACTTCGGCGCCTTGAAGCCAGTGGCGGCGAATATCGATCATATTATCCTGGTGATTGCACCGGAGCCGGAGCCTCACGACAACCTCATTGACCGCTACCTGGTGGCCTCGGAAAGCTCCGATATTCCGGCGGTAATCCTGCTGAACAAGACCGATCTGATCACCGACCAGAACCGGGCCCAGATTGATACGCTGCTGGGTCGCTATGAAGCGCTTGGCTACCAGGTGGCGCGCACCTCTGCCGCTGCCTGCGCCGGGCAGCCTGCGCCAGAGGTGGAGTCACTGGTCCGGGACAAAACCAGCGTTTTCGTGGGCCAGTCTGGGGTGGGGAAATCGTCCATCATCCAGACATTACTGCCGGACGAATTACTCCGGGTGGGCGCGGTGTCGGAGAGCACGGGCAAGGGGGTACACACCACCACCACAGCCAAGCTGTTTCACCTGCCGGGAGGCGGCGACCTGATCGATTCTCCAGGGATTCGGGAGTTCGGTTTGTGGCATATGACCCCGCAGGAAGTGGAGTATGGTTTCCGGGAAATTCGGCCGCTGATCGGGCTTTGCAAGTTTCGCAACTGCCGCCACATGGGAGACCCTGGCTGCGCGCTTGATGCGGCAGCAGAAGTCGGGACGGTTTCTAAGGAACGGCTACAGAGTTTTCACCGGATTCTGCAAGATATGTCGGAACAGCAAGCCAGAGGGCTTCGCATTTCCTGA